DNA from Phragmites australis chromosome 16, lpPhrAust1.1, whole genome shotgun sequence:
ccttttacattatgttcagttgatgtttatgagctagtttgttactttggtcaagtatagatgctcacacatgtttatgtcaaatttgctttcgtatataaatttacttaaccatgtggccgtattcttgctaacatcctaatgcataatccttggagtcggactatttataagtgtccattatggattaagtcttgcgagtaccttcgtactcacgctgctattTTAGGTGCTACCcgcgaggaggagttggtctttagctacttcacgtccgccgagggtggtggcgagCATGAGTACGCAACTACtcagaggtcgtgcttttgtgatggagtctaagggtatatggctccatccttcttttgttgtatagtctttAACCTTCTGCTacatagtttcttttgttgtttaggaGTTGAATcggtttttatctcctcctagctctcttttgctgtaaattgtaataacttgttaaatgcttaagaacttataatataacttTAACTACTTGTTCTTTCTTAAACTgcgttgtgatgttatatgttagaTAGGCATATGTTTCGATCTTGAACACAAAACACGTACCGAGACTACCGgaatgatattttggttaatcattttAGTCGTGATTATACAGATGATTgattaatgattaattagaatactatctgGTTACAGTATCATACCAACTTTCAAGCTCTCTGTTTAGCACTGTACCATGCCACTGTATTATATGgtaacttgaaaaaaaaaataggaacttatccaattcaatgCAAACTTGCTCCTGGCTTCAGTTCTTCCATTTCTTAGGTTTCAACTGAGCTACTTGGTACTAGATCCCTGAGTGTGCATAACAACTACCAGTCTAGCTCCAATTAGGTAAAGCTACTATTGTCAACCCCTTAATAATACATCCAGAGAAATAAAAAACTATATAGTCCTAAATGTCACTCCCAACTTTTTtttgacacttaaaactaaataGTCCTTAATCTTTGCACATATCCTTTCGCTAATAACCATGAAAACCAATACGAGAGAACAAGAATACCCAATATCCATCATCGTGACCTAACTTcgattttctttgataaaacaAGTTAGTCACAATAAGTATGTTACCATTAATTGCCAAAATTTGAACTAAGGGTCTAAGATGCTTGCGGCTTTTATCCGGCAAAATATGTccttgtaagcaaattcaagtGTGCGAGAGTTTGCTAGGATCATATAACAAGACTGATTCTCATTCTCTCaagaaatttatttatattcaCATGAACGATTCTGATATGGTGGCTACAATCTCACGATACCGAAGAAACAGCAGCCCAAGTAACTTAGAATTGACATGAGGAAGCTAAAGAAGCTGGAAAGCAAGGGTACACGATTACACCAAGTATGAAGACATGATATTCCAACTAATTTTCATGTGTGGAGGCATTGGTGCGATGAATCTTAGAAGGCTGGGCTTCTCCTTGGCCCATGGGGTGCCACCTTCGTGCCACTCTCCAGTGCTACTCAGGAACTTAGCCATGTTGGGGACGACCATCTCCCGGCAATGCAGGTGGAGCAAAGGGACTTTTGAGAGAACACTGCCCTTCTGAACCTCCAATCCTTCTGGCCTTCTCAGCTTGTATGGCTCTCCAGTGAACGGTTCAAAGTCTGGCTGGGGATTCTGCTTCCACCTTTGGTGCACAAACCACCCATATTTGTAATCTCCGACGATGGGAGTGCCTAGGGCTTCAGCACAATGCACTCGAAGCTGCAGCGCAGAGGGAGCAGAATAAACTGATGCTAACGATTGAAAATGACAATTTCATATGCAAGACACGTGAGCGTGTTGTCTGTATCTATCAAATAACACGGCCATGTAAGAACAAATGAAAGGACCAATAGGATGTGACCCAAATTCGAAGTAAGAAACATCTTCATACATCTAGCAGAAATATTTTGAGATAACTCCTTGTATGCCATCGATATTTTTTGGAATCCTCGATTTGCTACCAAAAAATTCTTGTCCCTCATGTGCCACTACTTGAAATTTTCCTTCCCCTGTGTGCCACTGTCATCAGCTCCGTTATGATAGCACCGCCATCAAGAGGGAAATTTAGTTTTTTCATCCCTTGTGTGCCTTAGAATTAACACCGTTATGACAGCAGTAGCATACAGGGTAAGGACAATTTCAAGTAGTGGCACATGAGGGACTAGAACTTTTATGGTGGTAGATCGAGGATTTTGATAATTTTCAATGCATACAGAGAATTATCTCAAATATTTTAAGCAATAAGTGTGAACAAAGTCCTATTATCATGAGGGTACCTGGTGCTTCCGCCCTGTCAATGGATGTAGTTCGATCCATGAACACCCGTTAATGGTTGGTCCCATTACCCGATACTCTGTTACCGCCTCTTGCGCACCATCTATGCCAGAAGGATGTGCCAGAATGACCCTCTCAGCTTTCCCGTCATCAAGAAGTACCTAAATCAGAAAATCCAATTTGATTTAAGTTTTTTTTGAAGCAGAAGGTAGAGAGCAATTTGATTTAAGCTAAGAGATTGGAACTTAAGATGTTAAGCTACAGGGAACCATTTATTGTTTTATGTTACATACTTGGTTTATTTCTGAAAGTAATACTAGCTACATATGAATCAGAAAATACCTTTGAAATAGGAGCAGATATAACTCCTTCCCTTTCTTTAGGAGTCCCAATGACTAGTGCCCAGTACTTCTGCATGTATGCTTCACAGGCCTTATTCCATGTCTGCAAGATATGCCAATAATGCAAGGCATTAGTATGCAGCTATTAAAAAGGTAAAATTATCATGATCATTTAGATGGAACATGGCATGCTAAGTCAAAGGCTCAGTAATCAATGAATTGATGACTACCTGAGAAGTTGTTCTCGCTAAATTTACACTGGTGAAAAGCCAGTGCAGTCTAGTAAAGCTTTCTTTTGTTCTACCCATCAAAATCAAACCGCTACTTTCTCTGTCCAGTCGATGGACCTGTGCTCACAAGTCACAAAAGCCATAGGGAAAAGTTATCCTCAAAGAGGTAAATATTACATGGTGACTGAAATTCAAAGAGAAACAACTCGTATgctcaccaattttggaccctCTTCATTTCCATATGATAGTGCTGCTGCTGCAAGCACATCCATGCTGTTATGCACTGGCAAATGTCCTTTCATGGGCACTTTGGGGGGCTTGTTAAGCACCAGTATAGCAGAGTCCTGTAATTCCAAAGCTTTAGCTTACCGTGTTGAATCTGAATAATGTAAAATAAAAGTCGTCAAATCTGAAACAATGAAATGATGCCAAGGTGAGACCTTCATCAAGAGACATGCTTCAAGTTGAAGAATACTGAGTACAGACTACAGATGTCAATTatccacagaaaaaaaaaactttctttGTTAACGCAGGAATCCTGTAGGCTACTGACTATGGATCAACAATGGCAATACAACCGACAATGAAAAATTACCTTGTAGATGACAAGCCTCTTGAGGTACTCAATCTCGTCTTTATTAGGATGCAATGTGGCTGTTGGAATGGTCTCATAACGCTTCTTTATCTCGCCCTCAACAACTGACACGGGAAGGTGAATTTTCATGCCAGGCTCCATAATGTCATTATGCTTAACCTGCAACAAACTGCTGAGCATATTTACTTTTTTCACATGGTACAACAACATCATACAAAAACAATTACAGGACAAAGCCTTCATTGTACACCTTTTTC
Protein-coding regions in this window:
- the LOC133896501 gene encoding RNA pseudouridine synthase 3, mitochondrial, whose product is MLCRGGRRRLVLWRRPAALRRLSRLAPPTPAAADPVVRVDSNNVARLGAPKPGPRPRQLLSLPPFPAGADPLPGRKVAPQRVTAVSWLKHYFADVPQEVVQAHFNRRMVFSECSDHEVSAESIQTQKHHLKKVKHNDIMEPGMKIHLPVSVVEGEIKKRYETIPTATLHPNKDEIEYLKRLVIYKDSAILVLNKPPKVPMKGHLPVHNSMDVLAAAALSYGNEEGPKLVHRLDRESSGLILMGRTKESFTRLHWLFTSVNLARTTSQTWNKACEAYMQKYWALVIGTPKEREGVISAPISKVLLDDGKAERVILAHPSGIDGAQEAVTEYRVMGPTINGCSWIELHPLTGRKHQLRVHCAEALGTPIVGDYKYGWFVHQRWKQNPQPDFEPFTGEPYKLRRPEGLEVQKGSVLSKVPLLHLHCREMVVPNMAKFLSSTGEWHEGGTPWAKEKPSLLRFIAPMPPHMKISWNIMSSYLV